GCGAGTCGGCGGGGATGCCGGCGAGATAGCGGTCGGTCAGCAGCCCCTGGGCGAGCGGGCAGAAGACGATGCTGCCGATCCCCTCGTCTGCCAGCACGTCGAGCAGGCCGCCCTCGATCCAGCGGTCGAAGAGGTTGTAGGACGGCTGGTGGATGAGGAGGGGCGTGCCGAGCCACCGCAGGATACGGGCCGCCTCGCGCGTGCCCTCGGGACGGTAGCTGGAGATGCCGGCGTAGAGGGCCTTGCCCCGCCGCACCACGTGGTCGAGGGCGCCCATCGTCTCCTCCAGCGGCGTCTCGGGGTCGGGGCGGTGGTGGTAGAAGATGTCCACGTAGTCCAGCCCCATCCGCCGCAGGCTCTGGTCGAGGCTGGCGACGAGGTATTTGCGCGAGCCGAAGTCGCCGTAGGGGCCGGGCCACATGCGCCAGCCGGCCTTGGTGGAGATCACCAGCTCGTCGCGGTAGCGCCCGAGGTCCTGGCGGAGGACGCGCCCGAACGTCTCCTCGGCCGAGCCGGGCGGCGGGCCGTAGTTGTTCGCCAGGTCGAAGTGGGTGATCCCCAGGTCGAAGGCCCGCAGCACCATCGCGCGGCAGTTCTCGAAGGCGTCCACGCCCCCGAAGTTGTGCCACAGCCCCAGCGAGATGGCAGGCAGCTTGAGGCCGCTGCGCCCGCAGCGGTTGTAGCGCATCGAGTCGTAGCGAGTGGCGGCAGGCGACCAGTCCATGGGCTTCTCCTTTGCGCTCCCCGCGGGCGACTATAGCACGGCGGGCGGCGCCCTTCAAGAGCGTGCGGCTGCCCGTCTCGCACCGGGCTGGTCCGCCCTCGCTTGACGCGGTGGCGCGCCGGGCGTAAGCTGCCCAGGTAACACGGAGATGAACCCTGCACCGGGAGAAGACAGAATGAGCATGCGGATTGCCGTGGCGGTGCTGTGGGCGAGCGTGGCGGCCGCGGGCGAGGGGGCGGCGCCCCAGGCGCCGGCCTCCCTGGCCGACGCCCCGCCCAACACGTGGGTGAAGGCGCTGGTGACGAAGACCGGCTGGCGCGAGCAGCCCCTCTTCGTCTACGTGCCGCCGCTCAAACGCTTCGTGATGGCCAGCGGCATGCAGGCCTACGGCGGCACCGTGCCGCGGCATTACGACACCGAGGAACTCGACTTCGCCCAACTCAAGTGGTTCAACGCCTACCCGCCCGACGTGGCCGCGGGTCGGCCCGAATCGGGGCCGGTCGGCGAGGAATATGCCGAGAGGCGCGCCAAGATGGGCCATAACGGCCCCGAGCTGTTCTACAAGGACGGCGATCACCTCCGCGTGGGCGCGGGCGGCCAATGGCTCGAATCCCGCATGGGCTATGAATGGTGCTACGTGCCCGAGGACGGGAAGATCTACGCCTACCTCCACGACAAGACCCTCCGCTACGATCCCAACGCGCGCACGTGGGAGGACCTGAAGGCGAAGCCGCGGACGACGTGTCGCCTCTGGGGCTCGATGACCTACGACCCCGTGAACAGGGAGATCCTGCACGCCGGCGGCGACGGCGGCAGCGCCGACGTGGCAACCTGGGCCTTCGACATCGCCGGGAACGAATGGCGGCGCCTCGAGTTCGGCTCCCCCGAGGCGAAGGCGCTGCTGGACAGGGCCAAGGCCCTCCGCTGGCAGGCCAAGGCCCTCCTGGGCGCCGCCTGCAACCGCTTCGCCATCACGGAGACCGATGCAGAAGCCAAGGCCGATCTCGCCGCCCAAGCCGCTGAACTCGCCGCCGCGGCCGAGAAACTCGCGCCCGACACCAACGGCGTGGCTGCCCGCCGGCTCGCG
The Planctomycetota bacterium genome window above contains:
- the mgrA gene encoding L-glyceraldehyde 3-phosphate reductase is translated as MDWSPAATRYDSMRYNRCGRSGLKLPAISLGLWHNFGGVDAFENCRAMVLRAFDLGITHFDLANNYGPPPGSAEETFGRVLRQDLGRYRDELVISTKAGWRMWPGPYGDFGSRKYLVASLDQSLRRMGLDYVDIFYHHRPDPETPLEETMGALDHVVRRGKALYAGISSYRPEGTREAARILRWLGTPLLIHQPSYNLFDRWIEGGLLDVLADEGIGSIVFCPLAQGLLTDRYLAGIPADSRAGKPHGFLKPAAITDAKLEKVRRLNDLAQQRGQTLAQMALAWVLRQPAVTSALIGASRVSQIEDNVAALRTLGFSDRELQAIDAILEAA